The genomic stretch ACGCGAAGGGCAAGGCATCCTCTCAGAAGAAGGGGGGTAGGTGATGGCCAAAGCCGCTACCGCCATGTCGCTTAGCGGCTACCGCAGGGCCAACGGCGCGGTGGGGGTGCGCAACCACGTGGTGGTGCTGCCGGTGGACGACCTCTCCAACGCCGCCGCCCTGGGGGTGGCCCGGCTGATCAACGGAACCGTGGCCCTGCCGCACCCCTATGGGCGCTTACAGTTCGGCGAGGACCTCGAGCTCACCTTCCGCACCCTTTCGGGGCACGGGGCCAACCCCAACGTCTACGGCGCGGTGGTCATCGGCATCGAGCCCAAGTGGACCGAGCGGGTGGCCGAGGACATCGCCCGCACCGGCAAGCCGGTGGAGGTATTCTCCATCGAGCGCCACGGCGACCTCAACACCATCAACCTGGCGGCTCGAGCGGCCTACCGGCTGGTGCAGGAGGCCTCCGAGGTCCGGCGTGAACCCATCCGCCCCTCGGAGCTGGTGACCTCGATCAAGTGCGGGGAGAGCGACCCCACGCTGGGCCTGGCGGGCAATCCCGCGCTGGGCCGGGTGGTGGACCGGCTGGTGGACTTAGGGGCCAGCGTGATCTTCGGGGAGACCTCCGAGCTCACCGGCGGCGAGCACCTCATCGCCGAGCGCTGCGCCACCCCCGCCCTCAGGAAGAAGTTCCAGCAGATCTACGACGCCTACATCCGGATGATCGAGGACCAAGGCGTGGACCTCTTGGGCTCGCAGCCCACCGAGGGCAACATCCGCGGCGGGCTTTCCACCATCGAGGAGAAGGCGCTGGGCAACATCCAGAAGACCGGCTCCCGCCCGGTGAGCAGGGTCATCGGCTACGCCGAGTCGGTGAGGCCGGGAGAGGGCCTGGTGTTCATGAACTCCTCCTCGGCGGGGGCCGAGCACGTGACGCTGTGCGCGGCGGCGGGGAGCGTGCTGCACTTCTTCACCACGGGCCAGGGCAACGTGGTGGGCCACCCCCTGATCCCGGTGATCAAGATCTCGCCCAACCCCGTCACCTGCTCGACCATGAGCGAGCACATCGACGTGCCCCTACCCGACCTGCTGGTGGGCGAGATCGGCCTGGACCAGGCTGCCGAGCGCATCTTCGGGGTCTTCGAGCGCACCGTGAACGGCCGCCTGACCGCGGCCGAGCTGCTGCGCCACGAGGAGTTCGTCCTCACCAAGCTGTACCCGAGCGCATGATCCTCGTCTGCGAGTTCATTACTCCAAGCGGCCTCGAGCGCCTCAGGCAGAGCGGCCTCGAGGTCCAGTACGACCCCGACCTCTGGAAAGAGCGCGACGCGCTCAAGGCCCGGTTGGCCGAGGCAACGGCCCTCATCGTGCGCAACCAGACCCAGGTCGATGCCGAGTTGCTCTCGGCGGGGCCGAAGCTCCGGGTCGTGGGGCGGCTGGGGGTGGGGCTGGACAACATCAACCAGGCGGACTTGGCGGCCCGGGGAGTGAAGCTCTACTTCGCCCGCGGGATCAACGCGGTGGGGGTGGCCGAGTACGTGATGGCCGCCATGCTGCACCTGGCCCGGAACCTGGCCGGGGCGGCGGCGCATGTGGCCGGGGGCGGCTGGAACCGCAGCGCCTTCGGGGGCTTCGAGCTCTCGGGTAAGACGCTGGGCCTGATCGGGCTGGGCGAGGTGGGTTTGCGGGTGGCGCGGCGGGCTGGGGCCTTCGGCATGAAGGTCGTGGCCGCCGACCCCCAGCGCCTGCCCTGGGAGAGCGCGGTGGAGGAGCTGGGGATCACCCTCACCTCCCTCGAGGAGGTCTTGCGGCAGGCCCAGTTCCTCTCGCTGCATGCGCCGCTGACCCCCGAGACCCGCCACCTCATCCGCGCCGAGACCCTGGCCCTTTTGCCCAAGGGGGCTTACCTCATCAACACCGCCAGGGGTGAGCTGGTGCATAACGAAGACCTGGCCGCGGCGCTGCGCTCGGGGAGGCTGGCGGGGGCGGTGCTGGACGTGGTGGACGAGGAACCCCTCCCCGAGCACCACGTGCTGCGGGGGGTGGATAACCTGTGGATCACCCCCCACGTGGCCGGGCTCACCGCCGAGGCCCAAGAGCAGGTCGGGGTACGGGTCGCCGAGGGGGTACTGAGGGCGCTGGGGGTAGCATGAAGATCGCCTACGCCCAGCTTCTGCAAACCGTGCAGGCCCACTTCGCCGGCCTGGGGCTCAGCGCCGAGCACGCGGGGGCCATGGCCGAAGTGTTGCTCGAGGCCGAACTCGAGGGCAACGCCGGGCACGGCCTCTCCCGCCTCCCGCAGTACACCCAGCAGCTCAGGGCCGGGGGGCTCAACGCCCGGCCCGCGATGCGGCTCGAGCGCCCCCGCCCCGCGGTCGCGCTGCTCCACGCCGATGGCGCCCCG from Meiothermus sp. Pnk-1 encodes the following:
- a CDS encoding UxaA family hydrolase, producing MAKAATAMSLSGYRRANGAVGVRNHVVVLPVDDLSNAAALGVARLINGTVALPHPYGRLQFGEDLELTFRTLSGHGANPNVYGAVVIGIEPKWTERVAEDIARTGKPVEVFSIERHGDLNTINLAARAAYRLVQEASEVRREPIRPSELVTSIKCGESDPTLGLAGNPALGRVVDRLVDLGASVIFGETSELTGGEHLIAERCATPALRKKFQQIYDAYIRMIEDQGVDLLGSQPTEGNIRGGLSTIEEKALGNIQKTGSRPVSRVIGYAESVRPGEGLVFMNSSSAGAEHVTLCAAAGSVLHFFTTGQGNVVGHPLIPVIKISPNPVTCSTMSEHIDVPLPDLLVGEIGLDQAAERIFGVFERTVNGRLTAAELLRHEEFVLTKLYPSA
- a CDS encoding hydroxyacid dehydrogenase, whose product is MILVCEFITPSGLERLRQSGLEVQYDPDLWKERDALKARLAEATALIVRNQTQVDAELLSAGPKLRVVGRLGVGLDNINQADLAARGVKLYFARGINAVGVAEYVMAAMLHLARNLAGAAAHVAGGGWNRSAFGGFELSGKTLGLIGLGEVGLRVARRAGAFGMKVVAADPQRLPWESAVEELGITLTSLEEVLRQAQFLSLHAPLTPETRHLIRAETLALLPKGAYLINTARGELVHNEDLAAALRSGRLAGAVLDVVDEEPLPEHHVLRGVDNLWITPHVAGLTAEAQEQVGVRVAEGVLRALGVA